In Streptomyces sp. NBC_01707, a genomic segment contains:
- a CDS encoding SLC13 family permease — translation MNTVTAEIVSVALLLAVLAFAVARPRGLPEATIAVPAAVLVVGMGAVPFAEARAQVGSLLPVVGFLAAILVLAQLCADEGLFTAAGHMVARLCRGRTGPLLGGVFVVAALITAVLSLDATVVLLTPVVIATAARVGAHPRPYVYACAHLANSASLLLPVSNLTNLLAFTASGLSFTRFAALMSLPWLAAIAVEYVIFRRVFADDLAAGAHPPDPDEEPTGVPVFTLVVLALTLAGFVITSFAGAEPLWAALAGAAVLAVRALGQRRTTVKGLVQAAHPLFCLFVLALGVVVKAVVDHGLGAGIGALLPGDSSLPALLAVATVAAVLANLINNLPAILALLPVVAAAGPGPLLAALIGVNLGPNLTYVGSLATLLWRRILHTHGVAPELGHFTRLGLLTVPATLVVSTVALWGALHTIGV, via the coding sequence CTGAACACCGTCACCGCCGAGATCGTCTCCGTCGCGCTGCTTCTCGCGGTGCTGGCGTTCGCCGTCGCACGCCCCCGGGGGCTGCCCGAGGCGACGATCGCCGTACCCGCCGCCGTACTGGTGGTGGGCATGGGCGCGGTGCCGTTCGCGGAGGCACGGGCCCAGGTCGGCAGCCTGCTGCCGGTCGTCGGCTTCCTCGCCGCCATTCTCGTGCTGGCCCAGCTCTGCGCCGACGAAGGACTGTTCACCGCCGCCGGCCATATGGTCGCCCGCCTCTGCCGGGGACGGACCGGGCCGCTGCTCGGCGGGGTCTTCGTCGTGGCGGCGCTGATCACGGCCGTCCTCAGCCTGGACGCCACGGTGGTCCTGCTGACGCCCGTCGTCATCGCCACCGCCGCCCGTGTCGGCGCCCACCCCCGCCCGTACGTCTACGCCTGCGCGCATCTCGCCAACTCGGCGTCCCTGCTGCTTCCCGTCTCCAACCTCACCAACCTGCTGGCGTTCACCGCGAGCGGCCTCTCCTTCACCCGCTTCGCCGCACTGATGTCGCTGCCGTGGCTGGCTGCCATCGCCGTCGAGTACGTCATCTTCCGCCGCGTCTTCGCCGACGACCTGGCAGCGGGCGCGCACCCGCCGGATCCGGACGAGGAGCCGACCGGCGTCCCCGTCTTCACGCTCGTCGTCCTCGCCCTGACACTGGCGGGCTTCGTCATCACCTCGTTCGCGGGCGCGGAACCGCTGTGGGCCGCGCTGGCCGGGGCGGCGGTGCTCGCGGTCCGGGCGCTCGGTCAGCGCAGGACGACGGTCAAGGGCCTGGTGCAGGCCGCCCACCCGCTGTTCTGCCTCTTCGTGCTCGCCCTCGGTGTGGTGGTCAAGGCGGTCGTCGACCACGGCCTCGGCGCCGGGATCGGCGCGCTCCTGCCCGGCGATTCGTCACTGCCCGCACTTCTGGCGGTGGCAACCGTGGCCGCCGTGCTCGCCAACCTGATCAACAACCTGCCCGCGATCCTCGCCCTGCTCCCGGTCGTCGCGGCGGCCGGGCCCGGGCCGCTGCTCGCCGCCCTGATCGGGGTGAACCTCGGCCCGAACCTCACGTACGTGGGCTCGCTCGCCACCCTCCTGTGGCGCCGCATCCTGCACACCCATGGCGTCGCACCCGAACTGGGCCACTTCACCCGGTTGGGGCTGCTGACCGTACCGGCGACACTGGTGGTGTCGACGGTCGCGCTGTGGGGGGCGCTGCACACGATCGGGGTATGA
- the gatB gene encoding Asp-tRNA(Asn)/Glu-tRNA(Gln) amidotransferase subunit GatB translates to MTVTDLVPYEDALATYDPVMGLEVHVELGTKTKMFCGCSTELGAEPNSQTCPTCLGMPGSLPVVNAIGVESAIKIGLALNCEIAEWCRFARKNYFYPDMPKNFQTSQYDEPIAFDGYLDVQLEDGETFRVQIERAHMEEDTGKSLHVGGATGRIHGASHSLLDYNRAGIPLIEIVTKPIEGAGARAPEVAKAYVAELRELIKALGVSEARMEQGQMRCDVNLSLRPNGTETFGTRSETKNVNSLRSVERAARYEIQRHAAVLNSGAKVVQETRHFHEEDGSTTAGRIKDNAEDYRYFPEPDLVPVAPARDWVEELRKGLPELPRVRRNRLREEWGVSEFDMQSILNAGAVDLIVATTEAGAPSDQARKWWMGELARQSNETGVALDALAITPAQVARVTELVASGDLNDKLARQVIEGVLAGEGDPDAVVEKRGLKVVSDEGALGAAVDEAIAANAAVADKIRGGKVAAAGALVGAVMKATRGQADAARVRELILEKLGVEG, encoded by the coding sequence GTGACTGTCACTGACCTGGTGCCGTACGAGGACGCCCTCGCGACGTACGACCCCGTCATGGGCCTGGAGGTCCATGTCGAGCTCGGCACCAAGACCAAGATGTTCTGCGGCTGCTCCACCGAGCTGGGCGCGGAGCCGAACTCGCAGACGTGCCCGACCTGCCTCGGCATGCCCGGCTCGCTGCCGGTCGTCAACGCCATCGGCGTCGAGTCCGCCATCAAGATCGGTCTCGCGCTGAACTGCGAGATCGCCGAGTGGTGCCGCTTCGCCCGGAAGAACTACTTCTATCCGGACATGCCGAAGAACTTCCAGACCTCGCAGTACGACGAGCCGATCGCCTTCGACGGCTATCTGGACGTCCAGCTGGAGGACGGGGAGACCTTCCGGGTGCAGATCGAGCGCGCCCACATGGAGGAGGACACCGGTAAGTCGCTGCACGTCGGCGGCGCCACGGGCCGTATCCACGGCGCGTCCCACTCCCTGCTGGACTACAACCGTGCGGGCATCCCGCTGATCGAGATCGTCACCAAGCCGATCGAGGGAGCGGGCGCGCGAGCCCCCGAGGTCGCGAAGGCGTACGTCGCCGAGCTGCGCGAGCTCATCAAGGCGTTGGGCGTATCCGAGGCCCGCATGGAGCAGGGCCAGATGCGCTGCGACGTGAACCTGTCGCTGCGCCCCAACGGCACCGAGACGTTCGGTACCCGCTCCGAGACGAAGAACGTGAACTCGCTGCGTTCCGTCGAGCGCGCCGCCCGTTACGAGATCCAGCGCCATGCCGCGGTGCTGAACTCCGGCGCCAAGGTCGTGCAGGAGACCCGGCACTTCCACGAGGAGGACGGCTCCACCACGGCCGGCCGCATCAAGGACAACGCCGAGGACTACCGCTACTTCCCGGAGCCGGACCTGGTGCCCGTCGCCCCGGCCCGCGACTGGGTCGAGGAGCTGCGCAAGGGGCTTCCCGAGCTGCCGCGGGTACGCCGCAACCGGCTGCGCGAGGAGTGGGGCGTCTCGGAGTTCGACATGCAGTCGATCCTCAACGCGGGCGCGGTCGACCTGATCGTCGCCACGACCGAGGCGGGTGCCCCGTCCGACCAGGCCCGCAAGTGGTGGATGGGCGAGCTGGCCCGGCAGTCCAACGAGACCGGTGTCGCCCTGGACGCGCTGGCGATCACCCCGGCGCAGGTGGCCCGGGTGACCGAGCTCGTCGCCTCCGGCGACCTCAACGACAAGCTGGCGCGCCAGGTCATCGAGGGTGTCCTCGCGGGCGAGGGCGACCCGGACGCAGTCGTCGAGAAGCGGGGCCTGAAGGTCGTCTCGGACGAGGGCGCGCTGGGCGCGGCCGTGGACGAGGCCATCGCCGCCAACGCGGCCGTCGCGGACAAGATCCGCGGTGGCAAGGTCGCGGCGGCGGGTGCGCTCGTCGGCGCGGTCATGAAGGCCACCCGCGGCCAGGCGGACGCGGCCCGGGTGCGCGAGCTGATCCTGGAGAAGCTCGGCGTCGAGGGCTGA
- the gatA gene encoding Asp-tRNA(Asn)/Glu-tRNA(Gln) amidotransferase subunit GatA yields the protein MTDNSSIIKLTAAEIAGKIASGELTAVEVTEAHLARIDAVDEKVHAFLHIDREGALAQARAVDAKRAAGEKLGPLAGVPLALKDIFTTKTMPTTVGSKILEGWVPPYDATLTKKLKDADVVILGKTNMDEFAMGSSTENSAYGPTGNPWDLTRIPGGSGGGSSAALASFEAPLAIGTDTGGSIRQPAAVTGTVGVKPTYGAVSRYGMVAFSSSLDQGGPCARTVLDAALLHEVIAGHDPLDSTSIDAPVPPVVEAARNGSVDGMRIGVVKQFSGEGYQAGVVQRFNESVELLKSLGATVVELDCPSFDLGLSAYYLIAPSECSSNLARFDAMRYGLRVGDDGTKSAEEVTALTREAGFGDEVKRRVILGTYALSSGYYDAYYGSAQKVRTLITRDFEKAFEQVDVIVSPTTPTTAFPIGERADDPMAMYLADLCTIPTNLAGNSAMSLPCGLAPEDGLPVGLQIIAPAMKDDRLYKVGAAVEAAFVERWGHPLLEEAPSL from the coding sequence ATGACGGACAACAGTTCCATCATCAAGCTCACCGCCGCCGAGATCGCCGGGAAGATCGCTTCCGGCGAGCTCACGGCCGTCGAGGTCACCGAGGCGCACCTGGCCCGGATCGACGCGGTCGACGAGAAGGTCCACGCCTTCCTGCACATCGACCGTGAGGGCGCGCTCGCGCAGGCCCGCGCCGTCGACGCGAAGAGGGCCGCGGGCGAGAAGCTCGGCCCGCTGGCCGGTGTTCCGCTCGCGCTGAAGGACATCTTCACCACGAAGACGATGCCGACCACCGTCGGCTCGAAGATCCTCGAGGGCTGGGTCCCGCCGTACGACGCGACCCTGACCAAGAAGCTGAAGGACGCCGACGTCGTCATCCTCGGCAAGACCAACATGGACGAGTTCGCCATGGGGTCCTCCACCGAGAACAGCGCCTACGGCCCGACCGGTAACCCGTGGGATCTCACCCGGATCCCGGGCGGCTCCGGAGGTGGCTCCTCGGCCGCGCTCGCGTCGTTCGAGGCCCCGCTCGCCATCGGCACGGACACCGGCGGTTCCATCCGCCAGCCCGCCGCCGTCACGGGCACCGTCGGCGTCAAGCCCACCTACGGTGCGGTCTCCCGCTACGGCATGGTCGCCTTCTCGTCCTCCCTCGACCAGGGTGGCCCGTGCGCCCGCACGGTCCTGGACGCGGCGCTGCTCCACGAGGTGATCGCCGGACACGACCCGCTGGACTCGACGTCCATCGACGCCCCGGTCCCGCCGGTCGTCGAGGCCGCCCGCAACGGCAGCGTCGACGGCATGCGCATCGGCGTCGTCAAGCAGTTCTCCGGCGAGGGCTACCAGGCCGGTGTCGTCCAGCGCTTCAACGAGTCGGTCGAGCTTCTGAAGTCGCTCGGTGCCACCGTCGTCGAGCTGGACTGCCCGTCCTTCGACCTGGGTCTGTCGGCGTACTACCTGATCGCGCCGTCCGAGTGCTCCTCGAACCTGGCCCGCTTCGACGCCATGCGGTACGGCCTCCGGGTCGGCGACGACGGCACGAAGTCCGCCGAGGAGGTCACCGCGCTCACTCGCGAGGCCGGCTTCGGCGACGAGGTCAAGCGCCGCGTCATCCTCGGTACGTACGCACTCAGCTCCGGCTACTACGACGCGTACTACGGCTCGGCGCAGAAGGTCCGCACGCTCATCACCCGGGACTTCGAGAAGGCCTTCGAGCAGGTCGACGTGATCGTCTCGCCGACGACGCCGACCACCGCCTTCCCGATCGGCGAGCGCGCCGACGACCCGATGGCGATGTACCTGGCCGACCTGTGCACCATTCCGACCAACCTGGCCGGCAACTCCGCGATGTCGCTGCCCTGCGGTCTGGCGCCGGAGGACGGCCTGCCGGTCGGTCTGCAGATCATCGCCCCCGCCATGAAGGACGACCGGCTGTACAAGGTCGGGGCCGCCGTCGAGGCCGCCTTCGTGGAAAGGTGGGGGCACCCGCTGCTGGAGGAGGCTCCGTCACTGTGA
- the gatC gene encoding Asp-tRNA(Asn)/Glu-tRNA(Gln) amidotransferase subunit GatC yields the protein MPGITREEVAHLARLARLELKGEELDHFAGQLDDIIGAVARVSEVADQDVPPTSHPLPLTNVMRADEVRPSLTPEQALSGAPAQEQQRFKVPQILGED from the coding sequence ATGCCTGGCATCACGCGCGAGGAGGTCGCCCACCTCGCCCGGCTGGCGCGTCTGGAGCTGAAGGGCGAAGAGCTCGATCACTTCGCCGGTCAGCTCGACGACATCATCGGCGCGGTCGCCCGCGTCTCCGAGGTCGCCGACCAAGACGTACCGCCGACCTCCCACCCGCTGCCGCTGACCAATGTCATGCGCGCGGACGAGGTCCGTCCGTCGCTCACCCCCGAGCAGGCGCTCTCCGGCGCCCCGGCCCAGGAGCAGCAGCGTTTCAAGGTGCCGCAGATCCTGGGGGAGGACTAG
- a CDS encoding putative bifunctional diguanylate cyclase/phosphodiesterase — MKPTESTAPVSRLQGFLGLMPKVGAAVVLVATVQLATGFYRTVSAGHALFPNGAAGWSLAVLTGIIVGHLVALGRDRWWGGTGSGAALTLAVLLLYGWVPAGLVSLVVVVLVGVARRHRWWQGLLHGAVDILGIGAAALVLAAFGDVQSVESPWKPLDWGIDAVPEVVLAASTYLVVTRVLLWYARTPQGGGLPTIARTALLRQGLVAVALLGLAPLICVVAIATPVLLPLFAVPLIALDSTLWIARARAEEQLRDPLTGLPNRQWLLERTWTALEDAENIGARSALVLIDLDRFRAVNDTLGHLAGDRLLLQIAERLRLALPRGAEAARLGGDEFAVLLPTADSTTSAQRVARHLVAELSSPLDLDGLTLVLEASAGVAVYPDHALDAEGLLRRADVAMYQAKRDRTGVEVYESKRDSNTPDRLGLLGDLRRALDAGEVELHYQPKVRFDGQVAGLEALVRWVHPERGRVPPDEFIAIAESSGLMPHLTDYVLETALAQVARWRAQGLFVPVAVNVSPRDVHTPGFAGGVAARLARHGVPAGSLQLEITEHVLLEDPQRAADTLAGLTGHGVKMSLDDFGTGYSSLVHLRRLPVSELKIDRSFVARLAVDNEDAEIVRCTIDLAHSLGLLVVAEGVEDDETWERLRDLRCDAVQGWLVAAAMPPQETTAWLRARGEHGWRRPAELKAAAAAAAAAAASGVTGVTAAVAELEQRQPGRSAQSRPATT; from the coding sequence ATGAAACCGACCGAGAGCACCGCACCGGTGTCGCGGCTGCAAGGTTTCCTCGGCCTCATGCCCAAAGTGGGTGCCGCCGTTGTACTGGTCGCCACCGTTCAGCTGGCGACCGGCTTCTACCGGACCGTGAGCGCCGGGCACGCACTCTTCCCGAACGGTGCGGCCGGCTGGTCGCTCGCCGTCCTCACCGGGATCATCGTCGGCCATCTCGTCGCGCTCGGGCGGGACCGCTGGTGGGGCGGCACCGGATCGGGTGCCGCCCTCACCCTTGCCGTGCTGCTGCTCTACGGCTGGGTGCCCGCCGGCCTGGTCAGCCTGGTCGTCGTCGTGCTCGTCGGGGTGGCCCGCAGACACCGCTGGTGGCAGGGGCTGCTGCACGGTGCGGTGGACATCCTGGGGATAGGTGCGGCGGCTCTGGTCCTCGCCGCGTTCGGCGACGTGCAGAGCGTCGAGTCGCCCTGGAAGCCACTCGACTGGGGCATCGACGCCGTCCCGGAAGTCGTTCTGGCCGCGTCCACGTACCTCGTCGTCACCAGGGTCCTCCTCTGGTACGCACGGACACCCCAGGGCGGCGGGCTGCCGACCATCGCCCGCACCGCCCTGCTGCGCCAGGGGCTCGTGGCGGTCGCGCTCCTCGGGCTCGCCCCACTGATCTGCGTCGTCGCGATCGCCACCCCCGTACTGCTGCCGCTGTTCGCCGTTCCGCTGATCGCCCTGGACTCCACCCTCTGGATCGCCCGGGCGCGGGCCGAGGAGCAGCTGCGGGACCCGCTGACCGGGCTGCCCAACCGGCAGTGGCTGCTGGAGCGCACATGGACAGCGCTGGAGGACGCCGAGAACATCGGCGCCAGATCCGCGCTCGTCCTGATCGACCTCGACCGGTTCCGCGCGGTCAACGACACCCTCGGCCATCTCGCGGGGGACCGGCTGCTGCTGCAGATAGCGGAGCGCCTCCGGCTGGCCCTGCCGCGCGGAGCGGAGGCCGCGCGGCTCGGCGGCGACGAGTTCGCCGTACTGCTGCCGACCGCGGACTCCACCACCAGTGCCCAGCGCGTCGCCCGCCATCTGGTCGCAGAGCTCTCCTCACCACTGGACCTCGACGGCCTCACGCTGGTGCTGGAGGCCAGCGCCGGAGTCGCCGTCTACCCCGACCACGCGCTGGACGCCGAAGGGCTGCTCAGACGGGCGGACGTGGCGATGTACCAGGCCAAGCGGGACCGTACGGGCGTCGAGGTGTACGAGTCGAAGCGGGACAGCAACACCCCGGACCGACTCGGACTCCTCGGGGACCTGCGGCGCGCGCTGGACGCCGGCGAGGTGGAGCTCCACTACCAGCCGAAGGTCCGGTTCGACGGTCAGGTGGCCGGGCTCGAGGCGCTGGTGCGCTGGGTGCACCCGGAGCGCGGCCGGGTTCCTCCGGACGAGTTCATCGCCATCGCCGAGTCCTCGGGTCTGATGCCGCACCTCACCGATTACGTGCTGGAGACGGCGCTGGCCCAGGTCGCCCGGTGGCGGGCGCAGGGCCTGTTCGTCCCGGTCGCGGTCAACGTATCCCCGCGCGACGTCCACACCCCGGGCTTCGCGGGCGGCGTGGCGGCGCGGCTCGCCCGGCACGGCGTCCCGGCCGGCTCCCTCCAGCTCGAGATAACGGAACACGTGCTGCTGGAGGACCCGCAGCGCGCGGCCGACACGCTGGCCGGCCTCACCGGGCACGGCGTGAAGATGTCCCTCGACGACTTCGGTACGGGTTACTCCTCGCTGGTGCACCTGCGCCGGCTGCCGGTCAGCGAGCTGAAGATCGACCGGTCCTTCGTCGCCCGGCTGGCCGTCGACAACGAGGACGCGGAGATCGTCCGCTGCACCATCGACCTGGCCCACTCGCTAGGCCTGCTGGTCGTCGCCGAGGGCGTCGAGGACGACGAGACGTGGGAGCGGCTGCGGGATCTGCGCTGCGATGCGGTGCAGGGGTGGCTGGTCGCGGCCGCGATGCCGCCGCAGGAGACGACGGCGTGGCTGCGGGCGCGCGGCGAGCACGGCTGGCGGCGGCCGGCGGAGCTGAAGGCGGCGGCCGCCGCGGCCGCTGCCGCCGCCGCATCGGGGGTGACGGGCGTGACGGCAGCGGTGGCCGAGTTGGAGCAGCGGCAGCCCGGGCGGTCCGCGCAGTCGCGTCCGGCGACGACCTGA
- the ligA gene encoding NAD-dependent DNA ligase LigA, protein MASGQKSEVPAEAQQRHALLAEQIEEHRFRYYVNDQPVVSDAEFDRLMRSLQDLEDEYPQLRTPESPTQKVAGPYRTEFTSVEHRERMLSLDNAFDDEGLAVWAERVAKDVGAAPYHFLCELKVDGLAVNLTYEQGLLTRAATRGDGRTGEDITPNVRTIAEIPHRLKGDRIPALVEIRGEVFFPMEAFEELNARLVAVDDKPFANPRNAAAGSLRQKDPKVTAGRPLHMVVHGIGAREGFRIDRLSHAYELLHEWGLPTAKYNKVVDSLDDVREFIAYFGENRHSVEHEIDGVVVKLDEIALQGRLGSTSRAPRWAIAWKYPPEEVNTKLVNIRVGVGRTGRVTPYAQVEPVEVAGSEVEFATLHNQNVVKEKGVLIGDTVVIRKAGDVIPEILGPVVDLRDGTERAFVMPTHCPECGTELRPMKEADIDVRCPNARFCPAQLRERVAYLAGRKCLDIDHFGYVAAAALTKPLEPTEPPLRDESDLFGLTIEQLLPIRAYVLDMDSGLPKHDPRTGEEKTALVFANQHGEPKKNAVAMLESITAAKQAPLARILTGLSIRHVGPVAAEELARQFRSMDRIEAATEEELAAADGVGPIIAASVTQWFAEDWHREILRKWREAGVRMADESAGEDEAPRPLEGLVVVVTGTLADHTRDGAKEALQSRGAKVTGSVSKKTSFVVVGDNPGSKYDKAMQLKVPVLDGAGFAVLLEQGPDAALEAAVPVVGPVAE, encoded by the coding sequence ATGGCCAGCGGACAGAAATCGGAAGTGCCCGCGGAGGCGCAGCAGCGGCATGCGCTCCTTGCCGAGCAGATCGAGGAACACCGCTTCCGGTACTACGTGAACGACCAGCCGGTCGTCAGCGACGCCGAGTTCGACCGGCTGATGCGCTCGCTGCAGGACCTGGAGGACGAGTACCCGCAGCTGCGTACGCCCGAGTCGCCGACCCAGAAGGTCGCGGGGCCGTACCGGACGGAGTTCACCTCGGTCGAGCACCGCGAACGGATGCTCTCCCTGGACAACGCCTTCGACGACGAGGGGCTGGCGGTCTGGGCCGAGCGCGTCGCCAAGGACGTCGGCGCCGCCCCCTACCACTTCCTGTGCGAGCTCAAGGTGGACGGCCTCGCGGTCAACCTCACGTACGAGCAGGGGCTGCTGACCCGCGCCGCGACCCGTGGCGACGGCCGCACCGGCGAGGACATCACTCCCAATGTCCGCACGATCGCCGAGATCCCGCACCGGCTGAAGGGCGACCGGATCCCGGCGCTGGTCGAGATCCGCGGCGAGGTCTTCTTCCCGATGGAGGCATTCGAGGAGCTCAACGCCCGGCTGGTCGCGGTCGACGACAAGCCGTTCGCGAACCCGCGCAACGCGGCGGCGGGCTCACTGCGCCAGAAGGACCCGAAGGTCACCGCCGGCCGCCCGCTGCACATGGTGGTGCACGGCATCGGTGCCCGTGAGGGCTTCCGGATCGACCGGCTCTCGCATGCCTACGAGCTGCTGCACGAATGGGGCCTGCCCACCGCGAAGTACAACAAGGTCGTCGACTCCCTCGACGATGTCAGGGAGTTCATCGCCTACTTCGGCGAGAACCGGCACTCCGTGGAGCACGAGATCGACGGAGTCGTCGTCAAGCTCGACGAGATCGCGCTCCAGGGCCGGCTGGGCTCCACCTCGCGCGCCCCGCGCTGGGCGATCGCCTGGAAGTACCCGCCGGAAGAGGTGAACACCAAGCTGGTGAACATCCGGGTCGGTGTCGGACGCACCGGCCGGGTCACTCCGTACGCACAGGTCGAACCCGTCGAGGTGGCAGGCTCCGAGGTCGAGTTCGCCACCCTGCACAACCAGAACGTGGTGAAGGAGAAGGGCGTCCTCATCGGGGACACGGTGGTGATCCGCAAGGCGGGCGATGTGATCCCGGAGATCCTCGGCCCGGTCGTCGATCTGCGGGACGGCACCGAGCGGGCGTTCGTGATGCCGACCCACTGCCCCGAGTGCGGGACGGAGCTGCGGCCCATGAAGGAGGCCGACATCGACGTCCGCTGTCCCAACGCGCGCTTCTGCCCCGCGCAGTTGCGCGAGCGCGTCGCCTATCTCGCGGGCCGCAAGTGCCTGGACATCGACCACTTCGGGTATGTCGCGGCGGCCGCCCTGACCAAGCCGCTGGAGCCCACCGAGCCGCCCCTGCGCGACGAGAGCGACCTCTTCGGGTTGACGATCGAGCAGCTGCTGCCGATCCGGGCCTACGTCCTGGACATGGACAGCGGACTGCCCAAGCACGACCCGAGGACCGGCGAGGAGAAGACCGCCCTGGTCTTCGCCAACCAGCACGGCGAGCCGAAGAAGAACGCCGTGGCGATGCTGGAGTCGATCACCGCCGCCAAACAGGCGCCGTTGGCCCGGATCCTCACCGGGCTCTCGATCCGGCACGTCGGCCCGGTCGCGGCCGAGGAACTGGCCCGGCAGTTCCGTTCGATGGACCGCATCGAGGCGGCGACCGAGGAGGAACTGGCCGCAGCGGACGGCGTCGGACCCATCATCGCCGCCTCGGTCACCCAGTGGTTCGCGGAGGACTGGCACCGGGAGATCCTGCGCAAGTGGCGGGAGGCCGGGGTCCGGATGGCCGACGAGAGTGCGGGTGAGGACGAGGCGCCGCGTCCGCTCGAAGGGCTCGTCGTCGTCGTCACGGGCACGCTGGCCGATCACACCAGGGATGGCGCGAAAGAGGCCCTGCAGAGCCGTGGGGCAAAGGTGACAGGATCCGTTTCGAAGAAGACCTCCTTCGTGGTGGTCGGCGACAATCCGGGCTCGAAGTACGACAAGGCGATGCAACTGAAGGTTCCGGTTCTGGACGGGGCGGGCTTCGCCGTACTGCTCGAACAGGGTCCTGACGCGGCACTCGAGGCGGCTGTGCCGGTCGTCGGACCGGTCGCGGAGTAG
- a CDS encoding methionine synthase produces the protein MTEKSKFSGCRATGVGSMPGGDAREAAKTVTGSFADGEGLPHLPELPARGPGADMIGRTIGLLVDMYGHVEPSGWRISDRPGRDTRRARSWLGEDLDALEEFTQGYEGPLKVQAVGPWTLAAALERRGGEAVLGDPGACRDLAASLAEGLLGHLSEVRRRMPGARVILQLDEPSLTGVLRGHIRTASGYRTYRAVDRQVVEGTLRDVLAANGEEATLVHTCAPDVPFALLRRAGADGISFDFSLLTEREEEAIGEAVEGGTQLFLGVVPGTDPASDALSDPGGSVMGVRTLWRRLGLNPGTLAESLVITPSCGLAGASPAYARAALAHCARAARSLADNPE, from the coding sequence GTGACCGAGAAAAGCAAGTTCAGCGGGTGCCGCGCGACCGGGGTCGGATCGATGCCCGGGGGAGATGCGCGGGAGGCGGCGAAGACCGTCACCGGGTCCTTCGCGGACGGTGAGGGTCTGCCGCATCTGCCGGAACTGCCCGCACGCGGGCCCGGCGCCGACATGATCGGGCGGACCATCGGACTGCTCGTCGACATGTACGGCCATGTCGAGCCGAGCGGCTGGCGCATCAGCGACCGGCCGGGCCGTGACACCCGGCGGGCCCGCTCCTGGCTGGGTGAGGACCTCGACGCCCTGGAGGAGTTCACCCAGGGGTACGAGGGGCCGCTCAAGGTCCAGGCCGTCGGCCCCTGGACGCTCGCCGCCGCGCTGGAACGGCGGGGCGGCGAGGCCGTGCTCGGCGACCCGGGGGCCTGCCGCGATCTGGCGGCCTCGCTGGCCGAGGGGCTGCTGGGCCATCTCTCGGAGGTACGGCGCAGGATGCCCGGCGCCCGGGTGATCCTCCAGCTCGACGAACCGTCCCTGACCGGCGTACTGCGTGGGCACATCAGGACGGCGAGCGGCTACCGCACCTACCGGGCCGTGGACCGGCAGGTGGTGGAGGGCACGCTCCGCGATGTCCTGGCGGCGAACGGGGAAGAGGCGACGCTCGTGCACACCTGCGCGCCGGACGTGCCGTTCGCGCTGCTGCGCCGGGCCGGGGCCGACGGGATCTCGTTCGACTTCTCACTGCTCACCGAGCGTGAGGAGGAGGCGATCGGGGAAGCGGTCGAAGGCGGTACGCAGCTCTTCCTCGGGGTCGTGCCCGGCACCGACCCGGCTTCGGACGCATTGTCGGACCCGGGCGGTAGCGTCATGGGTGTCAGGACGCTGTGGCGCAGGCTGGGGCTGAATCCGGGGACTCTTGCCGAGTCGCTGGTGATCACCCCGTCGTGCGGGCTCGCAGGTGCGTCGCCCGCGTATGCGCGCGCCGCGCTCGCCCACTGCGCCCGGGCCGCGAGATCGCTCGCAGACAACCCTGAGTAA
- a CDS encoding SDR family oxidoreductase, whose product MSTHLITGAGSGIGAAVARRLLERGDELVLLARDAGRAKELAALHPGARTLVGDLGNPDRLSWAFAQQSLPERIDSLLHVAGVVELGQVGELTPKAWHFQLNTNLVAPAELTRLFLPQLRVAQGHVVFVNSGAGLSANAQWGAYAASKHGLKALADSLRQEEHGNGVRVSSVYPGRTASPMQAKVHQQEGKEYDASRFIDPESVATTIVMAIDLPRDAEVNDLTVRPGR is encoded by the coding sequence ATGTCCACTCACCTCATCACCGGCGCCGGCTCCGGCATCGGAGCAGCTGTCGCCCGCCGTCTCCTGGAGCGCGGTGACGAACTCGTGCTGCTGGCCCGTGACGCGGGCCGCGCCAAGGAGCTGGCCGCGCTCCACCCCGGGGCCCGCACGCTCGTCGGCGACCTCGGCAACCCGGACCGGCTGTCCTGGGCCTTCGCGCAGCAGTCGCTCCCGGAGCGGATCGACTCGCTGCTCCACGTCGCGGGTGTCGTGGAGCTGGGCCAGGTCGGGGAGCTCACGCCCAAGGCATGGCATTTCCAGCTCAACACCAACCTGGTCGCCCCTGCGGAGCTGACCCGGCTCTTCCTGCCGCAACTGCGCGTGGCCCAGGGCCATGTCGTCTTCGTGAACTCGGGTGCAGGGCTCAGCGCGAACGCCCAGTGGGGCGCGTACGCCGCGAGCAAGCACGGGCTGAAGGCGCTCGCCGACTCGCTGCGCCAGGAGGAGCACGGAAACGGTGTCCGGGTGAGCTCCGTCTACCCCGGACGTACTGCCAGCCCCATGCAGGCCAAGGTGCACCAGCAGGAGGGCAAGGAGTACGACGCCTCCCGGTTCATCGACCCGGAGTCCGTGGCGACCACGATCGTGATGGCGATCGACCTGCCGCGCGACGCCGAGGTCAACGACCTCACGGTCCGCCCCGGGCGCTGA